One Cervus canadensis isolate Bull #8, Minnesota chromosome 1, ASM1932006v1, whole genome shotgun sequence genomic window carries:
- the LOC122443079 gene encoding speckle-type POZ protein, which translates to MSRVPSPPPPAEMSSGPVAESWCYTQIKVVKFSYMWTINNFSFCREEMGEVIKSSTFSSGANDKLKWCLRVNPKGLDEESKDYLSLYLLLVSCPKSEVRAKFKFSILNAKGEETKAMESQRAYRFVQGKDWGFKKFIRRDFLLDEANGLLPDDKLTLFCEVSVVQDSVNISGQNTMNMVKVPECRLADELGGLWENSRFTDCCLCVAGQEFQAHKAILAARSPVFSAMFEHEMEESKKNRVEINDVEPEVFKEMMCFIYTGKAPNLDKMADDLLAAADKYALERLKVMCEDALCSNLSVENAAEILILADLHSADQLKTQAVDFINYHASDVLETSGWKSMVVSHPHLVAEAYRSLASAQCPFLGPPRKRLKQS; encoded by the exons ATGTCAAGGGTTCCAAGTCCTCCACCTCCGGCAGAAATGTCGAGTGGCCCTGTAGCTGAGAGCTGGTGCTACACACAG ATCAAGGTAGTGAAATTCTCCTACATGTGGACCATCAATAACTTTAGCTTTTGCCGGGAGGAAATGGGTGAAGTCATTAAAAGTTCAACCTTTTCATCAGGAGCCAATGATAAACTGAAATG GTGTTTGCGGGTAAACCCAAAAGGACTAGATGAAGAAAGCAAAGATTACCTGTCACTTTACCTGTTACTCGTCAGCTGTCCAAAGAGTGAAGTTCGAGCAAAATTCAAATTCTCCATCCTAAATGCCAAGGGTGAAGAAACCAAAGCTATGG agAGTCAACGGGCATATAGGTTTGTGCAGGGGAAAGACTGGGGATTCAAAAAATTCATCCGTAGAGATTTTCTCTTGGATGAGGCCAATGGGCTTCTTCCTGATGACAAGCTTACCCTCTTCTGTGAG GTGAGTGTGGTGCAAGATTCCGTCAACATTTCTGGCCAGAATACCATGAATATGGTGAAGGTTCCTGAGTGCCGGTTGGCAGATGAGTTAGGAGGACTGTGGGAGAACTCCCGGTTCACAGACTGTTGTTTGTGTGTTGCTGGCCAGGAATTCCAGGCTCACAAAGCTATCTTAGCAG CTCGTTCTCCAGTTTTTAGTGCCATGTTTGAACATGAAATGGAGGAAAGCAAAAAG AATCGGGTTGAAATCAATGATGTGGAGCCTGAAGTTTTTAAGGAAATGATGTGCTTCATTTACACGGGGAAGGCTCCGAACCTCGACAAAATGGCTGATGATTTGCTGGCAGCTGCTGACAAG TACGCCTTGGAGCGTTTAAAGGTCATGTGTGAGGATGCCCTCTGCAGTAATCTCTCTGTGGAGAACGCCGCAGAAATTCTCATCCTGGCTGACCTCCACAGCGCAGATCAGTTGAAAACTCAGGCAGTGGATTTCATCAACTA CCATGCTTCGGATGTCTTGGAGACCTCCGGGTGGAAGTCAATGGTGGTGTCACATCCCCATTTGGTGGCTGAGGCATACCGCTCTCTGGCTTCAGCACAGTGCCCGTTTCTGGGACCCCCACGCAAGCGCCTGAAGCAGTCCTAA